acctagagcccagtgccagtttctgtttttcccatgtttttgagtttcggagaaaaggaatatcaaacggagtccaaacggaataaaactttcgcgatgatttttcttggaccagaagagacACCTACAAGATTTGGAGATGAAGTCACAAGACcaacgtgaaggaaatatgccctagaggcaataataaagttattatttatatttccttatatcatgataaatgtttattattcatgctagaattgtattaaccggaaacttagtacatgtgtgaatacatagacaaacagagtgtcactagtatgcctctacttgactagctcgttgaatcaaagatggttaaatttcctagccatagacatgagttgtcatttgattaataacgggatcacatcattagagaatgatgtgattgacttgacccattccgttagcttagcacttgatcgtttagtatgttgctattgctttcttcatgacttatacatgttcctatgactatgagattatgcaactcccgaataccggaggaacaccttgtgtgctatcaaacgtcacaacgtaactgggtgattataaagatgctctacaggtgtctccgaaggcgtttgttgggttggcatagatcgagattaggatttgtcactccgagtatcggagaggtatctttgggccctctcagtaatgcacatcactataagccttgcgagcaatgtaactaatgagttagttgcgggatgatgcattacggaatgagtaaagagacttgccggtaacgagattgaactaggtattgagataccgacgatcgaatctcgggcaagtaacataccgatgacaaagggaacaacgtatgttgttatgcggtttggccgataaagatcctcgtaaaatatgtaggagccaatatgagcatccaggtttcgctgttggttattgaccatagatgagtctcggtcatgtctacatagttctcgaacccgtagggtccgcgcgcttaacgttcggtgacgatcggtattatgagtttatgtgttttgatgtaccgaaggttgttcggagtcccagatgagatcagagacatgacgaggagtctcgaaatgtttgagacgtaaagatcgatatattggaaggctatattcggacatcggaaaggttctgagtggttcgggtatttatcgaagtacccgagagttacgggaattcgccggggagtatatgggccttattgggctttaggggagagagagaggggttgcctagggcaggccgcgcgccccccaaggcctagtccgaattggactagggggaggggtggcgccccctccttccttctcttctctcttccccttccttctctcctactcctactacttggaagggggggaatcctactcccggtgggagtaggactccccaaggcgcgccatagtagagggccggccctccccctcctccactcctttatatacaggagagggggcaccccacagacacacaagttgatcattgatctcttagccgtgtgcggtgccgccctccaccataatccacctcggtcatatcgtcgtagtgcttaggcgaagccctgcgccggtagcttcatcatcaccgttatCATGCTGTTGTGCTGACGAAGCTCagcctcgaagctctactggatcgtgagttcgtgggacgtcactgagctgaacgtgtgcagatcgcggaggtgctgtacgttcggtactaggatcggtcgatcgtgaagacgtacgactacatcaaccgcgttgtcataacgcttccgctttcggtctatgagggtacgtggacaacactctcccctctcgttgctatgcatcaccatgatcttgcgtgtgcgtaggattttttttgaaattactgcataACCCAACACAACGAGGCGACGACAAGCCGTAGGGGCACGCCCCCTggcttgtggccccctcgggaGTCCACCGACCTCCTTCCTTGGCCTATAAATATATATTACCAAACCCTCAGTAAAAGccacaaaaatacttttccaccaccgcaaccttctgttcccgtgagatctcatcttggggccttttctggcgatcTACGTGAGGGagattcaatcacggagggcatctacatcaaccctattacccttccgatgaagcgtgagtagtttacctcagacctacgggtccatagcaagtagctagatggcttcttctctctctttgattctcaataccatgttctactcgatgttcttggagtctatccgatgtaatcttcttttgcggtgtgtttctcgagatccaatgaattgtggatttattatcggattatctatgaatattatttgaatcttctttgaattcttatatgcatgatttgatatatttATATTTcactttgaattatcggtttggtttggccaactagattggtatttcttgcaatgggagaggtgcttagttttgggttcaatcttgcggtgtcctcacccagtgacaaagtaggggtagcgagacacgtattgtattgttgccatcaagtataaaatgatggggttttcatcatattgtttgagtttatccctctacattatgtcatcttacttaaggcgttactccgttctttatgaacttaatactctagatgcatgctggatagcggtcgatgtgtggagtaatagtagtagatgcagaattgtttcggtctatttgacacggacgtgatgcctatatgcataatcattgccttggatatcgtcataactttgcgcttttctatcaattgctcgacagtaatttgtttacccactctATTATTTACCTTCATGAGAGAAAcctctagtgaaacatatggccctcgggtctattttccatcatatattttcagatctataaacaaaaaataccaaaaatacattgctgcaattttatttacttttactttttagcaatcttttatacctatctctatcacATCTCACCTTTGCAATTGACCGAGAAGGGATattgacaatccctttatcacgttgggtgcaagtgtttgattgtttgtgcaggtgcatagattagggacttgcttgtacctcctactggatagataccttggttctctaactgagggaaatacttatctctactttgctgcatcaccctttcctcttcaagggaaaaccaacgcaagctcaagaagttgCATCGTCGTCGTGATTCCTCCAGCGGTGCAACGACACCGGAGGGCCGCGACAGCCTTGTCCGGCGGCTGCCTGCCGCTCGCGGAggagccgctccacctcctgctgCGCCGCACGGAGTGCCCTCGCGGCCACTATCGATGTGGCCTTCAGAGCCCTGGCGGACCAGCGTTGGTGGATGAGTAGCTAAGCAACCACTCCTCGCCGATCTTGGCGAGCTCGCCGTCAAGACGGCGGCGGCTGTCTCCCAGTGGTCATGAAGCGGTCGAGTGCCCAAGTCGTGGCGAGATCAGGGTTGTTGTGGACCTAGTTTGGTGCCACATCGCTCTTCGCGAACGTGGAGCAGCGACCGGCATTGCGCCGGTCGTACCTCTCCTACCGTCGAGCCGTGCACTCCGCCTCAGAGACAACGACCCTCGAGGCCGAGGGACCGCCGTAACAGCCTCCTTCGAGGTAGTGGAGGAGGCGGCCCCGCGCCTTCTTGATCGTGGGCGGCAATCTCCTTGACGGCGAGGCGGTGGCGGTGCAGCGGAACGATGGCGCATCCATGCGGCCGTACTGGCCTCATGGTGGGGACGACGGCTCCTCCTTGAGCCGTCGTTCGATCTGGACGCCATGATGGTGTGGGGGCGAGGCCGGCTCCTCCTTCACGCGGCGTATGATTTGGACGACATGGTTGTGCCGGGGCAAGGCCGGCTCCTCCTTCACAGGAAGGAGAGGGAACATGCATCCTCGCCGCATCCAAGCGACTGCAAACTGCCCGCTTTCCTCCAAGAAACCCGCATATGTGCCGAGAAATATACTTCGACCACTCGTACGTCCGCGAGCCGGTCGGCATTAAACACAACGCCGGTTGGCTTCTCGTGTCTGCCCACTATTTAAATGATGCCAGACTCCGGAGAATAACAACAACACACCTCCACTCCCCATTTCCTTCTTGAACATTACCGGTGACGAGGTGAGGAGTGACAAGTTCCCCAGGTCGACCCGGGCATCGTGGttgttgtggacgacgtcgtgTCGTACCACCCCTCCTGTGTCTGCGTCCGCGCCCTGGATGCAGAGAAAGAGAAGCCGGCTGCACGGACATCGACCAGGTGGTGGCCAGCACGCCAGCGcctgccgccatcatcgaggagaagtagaacacgggaggttgcagctgcttgggttccatgaaggccaccgccgaggcgacacCGCCGTACGCAACCGGTGTCTTGCCCTGTGGCAGGCCACCATGTCCCCCTACCCAAAAACCAACTCTGGTCCTTGCAGTGTAGGGACCCTCCCCCTCTGGCTGAAGCATCAGCCGACAGTTCCACTCCGATGAGCGATGGGAAAGCGAGCCGCCCTTTGCGTTGAAGCATCTACCTCCGGGGCTCACGGTTGCCGGACATAGGGACAACTATGAAGGCGTGGTCGGCAGTAGACTAGTCAAGGGTATCCATATCGTCGGAATGGAtatccgccgccgccggccgtaGACTAGTTTTATCTTATTTTCCGATTTGTATGGCATCCATTATGTTTGCATGAATTTAATTCGGTTTGTTAAAAAGATGTTTAAAATGTATGCAAGGAGCATTGGATGGGGTCTCCGACATCGGCGTCCGTGGACAGATGAGCAAATTGGCGAAATGACGAAAGGTGCAAACCTACCTCGGGTAGTTTCTCAGCAGGGAACGACGCCGACGAAAGTGCCGAACTCTCGCGGAGTTGGCGGAAAATTGGGAGCGCCAAAACGGAGGGCACACCGCACTCCTCTCACGCAAATGCTCCTCCTAGTCTAGTGTTAGAGCATCTCTAGTAGACCCCGCATAAGTGGTCAAACCCGTAAAAATTTTGCGTTTTACAGTTTTGGGCGAAAAAAGTGTCCAGAACAGAAACTGTAAAAGTGGTTCAACCCGTAAAATTTTTAAGGGCCACCCGCAAATGCACACCTGAAACCCTTATCTTTGGAGGTTGGAAAGCCGAATCTAGGGGGCCCGTATACCGGTCAAACCTCGTCGAAGCAATCACGTCGCCGCGGAGTTTGCCGGAATCCGCCCTAAACTCGCCGGAATTCATCACCGCacaccggaaaaggcctctaggCGCCGCAATCAGTCGCCGCCGGTTCGAATTGGACGAGCTCGACATAGCCGTGGCCTCCCATGACCTCAGCCTAGCCGCCGGAATCCTCCCGACGCGGCAGGCAAAAGGGCACGACTCGGCTGGCAATAGAGTAAGGCGCGGACTGCGTAGGCGGCGGGGCGTGGCCGGCAAGgctgggcgcggacgacggaggcgacGGGGCATGGCCGGCGAGGTTGGGCGCGGCCGGCGCGGTGATGGGGCGCGGCCGACAGGGGCGGGGTGCGGCCGACGGGCGACGGGGCGCGGCCGACGTGCGACGCGTCTTGGCCTGTGAGCGATGGGGCGCGGCCGACGGGGTTGGACGCGACCGGCGTGGCCGGCGCGGCCGGCTGGGGGAAGGGGCGGCAGCGGCCGGACTGAAGGAAGGAGCTCTTTATTCCAGTTTTACAGTATCTATTCGGCCGCAGCTAAAATAAATCTTTGAAGCGTACTTTTTTCAACTCGTATCTCTGTTTTGCAGTTTGCGATTTTAAAGGATCCGCTAGAGATGCTCTTATCCCACGCACGCTCCCTTCTCTGCCAACCCCGATCGATCGATGCCTCCTCTTATCCCGTTGTAGTGGAGTGCAGTGCACGTGAGATGGTTTTATATACGACCAACGAGGCAGGGGCGGCGCCATTGTTGATTCGTAACTGCAGAGGCAGCCAGTCGGTAACATGCATGCCATTGTTGATTCGTAACTGCAGAGGCAGCCATTGCGGGAGCCaaggccgccgccgtcgccaccgTTGCAACCGCAGTCCCCACCGTAAGTACACGTTTCTCAGCCGGCACCGCTATCTTGCAAGCATCCCCAAGATCCAACAATCATGCATCTCACCGTCTTCTTCCTCCGTGCCTTTCTCTGCAGCTGGCGAGCGTGAGGATGCTGCCGTGGGCGAGGGCGCACCTCAACCCAACCGGGCAGGCGCTCATCATCTCCACCGTCGCCGGGATGgcctacttcatcgtcgccgacAAGACCATCCTCTCCATGGCCAGGAAGCACTCCTTCCAGGACGCGCCGGAGCACCTCAAGAACATCTCCTTCCACTAATTAGACTAATAGATCCATTAGTACTTTAGTAGTGCGCAATAAGCTGCGTGCGCCAGCCCATCTTATCTTATACATCTTATCTTATATTTACTAATTGAAGGCATCATACGAAGCTCCACGTTAATCCACATCATTAAAAGTGCGTTGGTCATTCTCAATCATCCGATCTATGTTATAGATTTATCTTGACCCTTCAATTTCCGTTACACCCGTGACAAAAAAATAACCAATCTGGACGTAAACATGACCCAACTTGCACATAGTTAACATCAGAAGAAAAATCAATATTTTCCTTAACAAAAACGTTATAAGAGTCGCGATCTCACAAGAAAATTAAACACCGTTATTATAAGAGACATATCTCAATATAAACCGCCATGATGGCATTTCCCTCAAAAAAAGAGACCATATCTCAGAAGAAACAGGACCATCAGCACAGTTGTAAAAAAAACAGGACTATGAGCACGTTTACTAAAAAAAGGGGTCATCACCACGTTCCTCTCCTTTCACGTATGATTCAATCTTTGGTAAACAAAAAACAAAGGAAGCTCCACCCATAAAAGCTCCATCGATAGATAAAAAAAAACAGGACCATGAACAGGTTTCCTAAAAAAGGCCATCACCACGTTCCTCTCCTTTCAGGTATAGATTCGATCTTTGGTGGAAAAAAAAAACAAAGGAAGCCTCCAGCCATAAAAACTACATCGATagataaaaaaagagaaaattaTCCCACATCACGGATGGGAAGAAAAATCTTCCACGATTCGGTTATAGCACATCGTAATGCCTCTACCCAACCTTGACTGCGGAtataataaaaaggaaaaaaaaaacatCGACGTCGACTCCTGTACATGGCCGCGGCCGTCTCCTTCCCTTCAATATTCGTGCACCTACCAGTCGAGACTGACGGCGCCACGCCTTCTCTGATTGTTGAGTTGCATTCTGTGATGGATGACCTTCCGCTTTATGTTCTCCTGCGTGCTACCACCATGGGAAAATCAAGTTTGAATCCAGCATCTATTGCTTGATGGAACGAACCTTCAGGTATGGTCTGATTGCTTAATCGCGTGAATTACATGCACGGATGCAATAAGTGGATGCAATTGTTTATGGTCGGGTTCTGTAAAATTTGGTTACAACTGTACGCATGAGCATGTTAACTGATTGTTTTCTTCACGTAAGTGCACTAAGAACGAGAAACCGCACCATTGCAGACGAACAAAATGAATCTGTCTTGATTGCCTCCTCTCACTTTGCCTTTTGCCACTGTTCACATTGTGTATTACATTTAGTTAATTAATATGGCTATTACTAAGTCGATTGACAATTTTTGGTAAGCTAAGTGCGCATGCCGCGCACGTGGCCACCGGCACACGGGTCTTATCGACCTCGTGCTCGGGGTGTGCTTCCCATTTGGCACATGGCTATTACTATGTCCTTTATCCGTTGCTAGATATGTTAAGTTTAAAGAAAGACAATAGCAGTATATATACGTTGTTTTTCATCCCTTCACTTAATTTAATTATTTGTTGGAAGTGAAGGGAGCTGAAGTTAATTATGTCCCGACCTAATGATGTGGTAAGAGATTCTTCGAACTTGAATTTAATTTTATGGCCATATTTAATTTCCGAATATATATCTCGGTAATATTAGTATTATGAGGCCCCTCATCAGTTATTACTAACAGCATTTACTATTTTATTGGACATTAAAATGTGTTTCGGAATCGCTTTGAGGTTTATAGTATATTATAATCTGTTACTAATGGGAGGCATCATACAAACCCCCAGGTTGACCTATTAAAACACATAAAAATGACCTGAAGATCTAAATTCTACCATTATTAGGATCAAGCAAGCACCGTGAAGTTCAGTTGGGGTCGAGTCCTAAAAGCTTACAATTTTGTATACCATCGTAAACGTGTCTCCCTAGAATTATTGGTTTAGGACCAAGACTCACCTAAAAAAAATAA
This sequence is a window from Aegilops tauschii subsp. strangulata cultivar AL8/78 chromosome 7, Aet v6.0, whole genome shotgun sequence. Protein-coding genes within it:
- the LOC109732925 gene encoding early nodulin-93 isoform X5, translated to MCTVTRAHLDQRLAAAKRCSREAAMAGAKAAAVATVAAAIPTLASVRMLPWARAHLNPTGQALIISTVAGMAYFIVADKTILSMARKHSFQDAPEHLKNISFH
- the LOC109732925 gene encoding early nodulin-93 isoform X4; protein product: MSTVTPAYLDQRLAAAKRSSREAAMAGAKAAAVATVAAAIPTLASVRMLPWARAHLNPTGQALIISTVAGMAYFIVADKTILSMARKHSFQDAPEHLKNISFH